A genomic window from Anolis carolinensis isolate JA03-04 unplaced genomic scaffold, rAnoCar3.1.pri scaffold_13, whole genome shotgun sequence includes:
- the nme3 gene encoding nucleoside diphosphate kinase 3 — protein MWVKRQERMLLEHGQTAQKTHSNPVIPAMKSFKNRRHCEGQREEGKKEKKKGRRRRKEGHKEGQAYTGVNERTFIAIKPDGVQRHLVGEIIWRFEKKGFKLVAMKLVQASEDLLKEHYISHRGQAFYPRLIKYMSSGPVVAMVWQGLEVVKAARTMIGETNPVDAKPGTIRGDFCIDIGMNVIHGSDSVESAQREISLWFEAKELTCWEDTAEHWIYE, from the exons atgtgggtgaaacgtcaggagaggatgcttctggaacatggccagacagcccagaaaactcacagcaacccagtgattccagccatgaaatccttcaagaACAGAAGACACTGTGAAGggcagagggaggaaggaaagaaggagaaaaagaagggaaggaggaggagaaaagaaggccACAAAGAGGGACAgg CTTACACAGGAGTGAACGAACGCACCTTCATCGCCATCAAGCCGGATGGGGTCCAGAGGCATCTggtgggagagatcatctggaggttTGAGAAAAAGGGCTTCAAGTTGGTGGCCATGAAGCTCGTGCAG GCCTCGGAAGACTTGCTGAAGGAGCATTACATCTCTCACCGCGGACAAGCTTTCTATCCCCGCCTGATCAAATACATGAGCTCCGGGCCTGTTGTGGCCATG GTTTGGCAAGGGCTGGAAGTCGTGAAAGCCGCTCGCACAATGATAGGAGAAACGAACCCAGTCGACGCAAAGCCTGGAACAATCCGGGGGGATTTCTGCATTGACATTGGCAT GAATGTAATTCACGGGAGCGATTCTGTAGAAAGCGCCCAGCGAGAGATCTCGCTCTGGTTCGAGGCGAAGGAATTGACCTGTTGGGAAGACACCGCAGAGCACTGGATTTACGAGTGA